The following are encoded in a window of Rosa chinensis cultivar Old Blush chromosome 4, RchiOBHm-V2, whole genome shotgun sequence genomic DNA:
- the LOC112198187 gene encoding uncharacterized protein LOC112198187 isoform X2 — protein sequence MASQPPSDVKAAVEDPAPETEAEPSSSSSSAAEGDCGDEEEEPLIQTAECRICQDEDSVNNLETPCACCGSLKYAHRKCVQHWCNEKGDITCEICHQPYQPGYTAPPRPHPDETTIEIGGWTLSGSPLSLDDPRILSITEAERQFLDTEYDEYAASSSNGAPFFRSAALILMALLILRHALRVTDDDSGDDTSAIFSLFLLRAAGFLLPCYIMAWAISILQRRQQRQEAAALAATQVAFVLQSGQHRGLQFAVASGPPGTTAQQETA from the exons ATGGCCTCGCAGCCGCCGTCCGACGTTAAGGCGGCAGTGGAGGACCCGGCTCCGGAGACCGAGGCCGAACCTTCGTCTAGCTCGTCGTCGGCGGCGGAGGGCGACTGCGgcgatgaggaggaggagccgCTGATTCAGACGGCGGAGTGCCGCATTTGCCAGGATGAGGATAGCGTCAACAATTTGGAAACTCCTTGTGCCTGTTGCGGCAGCCTCAAG tatGCTCATAGGAAGTGTGTTCAGCATTGGTGCAATGAGAAAGGAGATATAACTTGTGAAATTTGCCATCAG CCTTACCAACCAGGCTACACTGCACCTCCTCGTCCACATCCTGATGAAACTACTATTGAAAT AGGAGGCTGGACACTTTCTGGGTCTCCTTTGAGTTTGGACGATCCACGCATCTTGTCAATTACGGAAGCAGAACGTCAGTTTCTGGATACTGAATATGATGAGTATGCTGCTTCAAGTAGTAATGGGGCTCCATTTTTCCGATCCGCTGCCTTAATT CTAATGGCCCTTCTTATCTTGCGACATGCATTGAGGGTGACAGATGATGATTCCGGTGATGATACATCTGCTATTTTCTCA CTCTTTTTGCTTCGAGCGGCTGGATTTCTTTTGCCCTGCTACATTATGGCTTGGGCCATCAGTATCTTGCAGCGTCGACAGCAAAGACAG GAAGCTGCAGCATTGGCAGCAACACAAGTTGCTTTTGTTCTTCAATCTGGGCAACATAGGGGTCTGCAGTTTGCGGTAGCATCAGGGCCCCCCGGAACGACTGCACAGCAAGAAACTGCCTAA
- the LOC112198466 gene encoding zinc-finger homeodomain protein 11, giving the protein MTKTKRSPFFVENFELNKTLIFDSRFPTQFMDCKPISTTATATINTPDTDTELIPTSDPKSGAFRSLSFNNGPLKPRHPLPPPPHTAVVYRECLKNHAASLGGHALDGCGEFFPSPISNPANPTSLKCAACGCHRNFHRRDAPDEPRAFTPPKAFLVSPTPHHRLLPPPPAQHSSSPSPSRSTSPGPSTTLSPHSPPPVSHVPPSFFGTPSQMLLALSSAAFTAPPPSDEKVRNPTAGKTGRKRSRTKFSQEQKDKMFCFADKLGWKLQRSEEKFVEDFCDGIGIGRNVFKVWMHNNKHHMMKKQRLLSSAGLINDGDDGGDAGGGASFDSTAEENNNNNNNNNVNVIIDSHNESSRDHHHDHQRFYLSNNGSSSSS; this is encoded by the coding sequence ATGACCAAGACAAAAAGGTCCCCATTCTTTGTAGAGAACTTTGAGCTTAACAAAACCCTAATATTTGATTCCCGATTCCCGACCCAATTCATGGACTGCAAGCCCATTTCTACCACAGCCACCGCCACCATCAATACTCCAGATACAGACACTGAGCTCATCCCCACATCAGACCCCAAATCTGGCGCCTTTAGGTCCTTATCCTTCAACAACGGCCCACTCAAGCCCCGCCACCCACTTCCTCCGCCGCCTCATACGGCGGTTGTGTACCGAGAATGTTTGAAGAACCACGCGGCCAGCCTCGGCGGCCACGCCCTCGACGGCTGCGGTGAGTTTTTCCCCAGCCCCATTtccaaccccgccaaccccaCCTCGCTAAAATGCGCCGCCTGCGGCTGCCACCGTAACTTCCACCGCCGCGACGCGCCTGACGAACCACGCGCGTTCACTCCTCCAAAGGCCTTTCTCGTCAGCCCTACTCCTCACCACCGCCTTCTTCCTCCGCCGCCAGCTCAGCACAGctcaagcccaagcccaagcagGAGCACGAGCCCGGGCCCAAGCACCACGTTGAGCCCGCACTCTCCGCCGCCGGTCTCGCACGTGCCGCCCTCCTTCTTCGGCACACCGTCCCAGATGCTCCTCGCCCTCAGCTCCGCCGCGTTTACCGCGCCACCACCGTCGGATGAGAAGGTCCGGAATCCGACAGCTGGGAAGACGGGGAGGAAGAGATCGAGGACCAAGTTCAGCCAGGAGCAGAAGGACAAGATGTTCTGTTTTGCTGACAAACTAGGCTGGAAACTGCAGAGGAGCGAAGAGAAGTTCGTCGAGGATTTCTGCGACGGGATTGGGATTGGTCGGAACGTTTTTAAGGTTTGGATGCATAACAACAAGCATCACATGATGAAGAAGCAGAGGTTGTTGTCGTCGGCCGGGTTGATCAATGACGGTGACGACGGCGGTGATGCCGGCGGAGGAGCGAGCTTTGATTCCACTGCTGAggagaacaacaacaacaacaacaacaacaatgtgAATGTCATTATCGACTCCCACAATGAAAGTAGCAGAGATCACCACCACGACCACCAAAGGTTTTATCTTTCCAACAATGGGTCCTCTTCTTCGTCTTGA
- the LOC112197346 gene encoding probable apyrase 6 isoform X1 — protein sequence MRRLHARKGDTSSKPTDDDMDPVKLQIRPSSRSNLFSRSPKQSTRSSFVILASVTIATAFVLCYLLFFTRNSRNSKRYGIVIDGGSTGTRIHVFGYGVDAANSAVFDFGKDGLASLRVNPGLSSFAEDPKAAGGSLKELIEFAKGRVPKQQWGNTEVRLMATAGLRLLDLDVQSRILESCRKVLRSSGFKFQDEWASVITGSDEGLYAWVVANHALGTLGGDPLKTIGIIELGGASAQVTFVSSEPMPPQFARPVKVGNVTYNLYSHSFLHYGQNVAYESLKEALASGDFSSASEALQNRMIIDPCTPKGYSYKMESSKLSPSSLGEKNEYLSALQSRGNFSECRSAANMMLQKGKDKCLYQPCNIGSTFTPKLQGKFLATENFFHTSKFFGLGPRAFLSNLMIAGQQFCGDDWSKLKKRYQAFDEEALLQYCFSSAYSVALLHDSLGISLDDERIRVANQVGSIPLDWALGAFILQSTSDLDVGHTDWISAIISDGSPTLLSVIFIFAILLFTVWSLSKWRKPQLKTIYDLEKGRYIVSRISRS from the exons ATGCGACGACTGCACGCCCGTAAAGGGGACACCAGTTCTAAACCTACCGACGACGATATGGATCCGGTCAAGCTCCAAATCCGGCCCAGCTCCCGATCCAATCTCTTCTCCCGCAGCCCCAAGCAGAGCACCAGATCAAGCTTCGTAATCCTCGCCTCCGTCACCATCGCCACCGCTTTCGTCCTCTGCTATCTCCTCTTCTTCACCAGAAACTCCAGAAATTCGAAGCGCTACGGGATTGTGATCGACGGCGGCAGTACGGGCACCCGAATCCACGTGTTCGGGTACGGAGTCGACGCCGCCAATTCCGCCGTGTTCGACTTCGGCAAGGACGGGTTGGCGTCGCTGCGGGTCAACCCGGGGCTGTCGTCGTTTGCGGAGGATCCGAAAGCTGCAGGCGGGTCGTTGAAGGAGCTTATTGAGTTTGCCAAGGGGAGGGTTCCGAAGCAGCAGTGGGGGAACACGGAGGTTCGGCTTATGGCCACGGCGGGCCTCCGGCTGCTGGATTTGGATGTTCAGAGTCGGATTCTAGAGTCTTGCAGAAAGGTGTTGAGGAGCTCCGGGTTTAAGTTTCAGGACGAGTGGGCTTCAGTCATTACAG GTTCTGACGAAGGACTATATGCGTGGGTTGTTGCAAACCATGCCCTTGGAACTCTTGGTGGTGATCCTCTGAAGACAATTGGGATTATTGAACTTGGCGGCGCTTCTGCTCAG GTGACATTTGTTTCAAGTGAGCCAATGCCTCCGCAGTTTGCGCGTCCTGTCAAAGTTGGAAATGTCACCTACAATCTCTACAGTCACAGCTTTCTTCATTATGGCCAG AATGTTGCATATGAATCGTTGAAGGAAGCACTTGCGTCAGGAGACTTCAGCTCAG CTTCAGAAGCACTTCAGAATAGAATGATAATAGATCCTTGCACTCCTAAAGGATATTCATATAAAATGGAGTCTTCAAAGCTTTCACCAAGTTCGTTGGGTGAGAAGAATGAATATTTATCTGCGCTGCAATCGAGGGGCAACTTTTCTGAGTGCAgatctgctgcaaacatgatGTTGCAAAAAGGAAAAG ATAAATGTTTATATCAACCCTGCAATATAGGATCAACTTTCACACCAAAGCTTCAGGGGAAGTTTCTGGCTACAGAAAATTTCTTTCACACATCCAAG TTCTTTGGTTTGGGCCCAAGGGCATTTCTTTCTAATCTGATGATTGCTGGACAACAATTCTGTGGAGATGATTGGTCAAAATTAAAGAAGAGATATCAAGCATTTGATGAAGAAGCTTTGCTGCAGTATTGCTTCTCTTCAGCATATTCTGTGGCCTTACTTCATGACAGTCTTGGAATCTCTTTGGATGATGAAAG GATCAGGGTTGCAAATCAGGTCGGAAGTATTCCACTTGACTGGGCTCTTGGAGCTTTCATCTTGCAAAGCACATCTGACTTGGACGTAGGGCACACTGATTGGATTTCCGCCATAATTAGTGATGGATCACCCACACTGCTGTCAGTAATTTTCATCTTTGCAATTTTGTTGTTTACAGTGTGGTCTCTGTCAAAGTGGAGGAAGCCCCAGCTGAAGACGATTTATGATCTGGAGAAAGGGCGGTATATAGTCTCTCGTATTAGTAGAAGTTGA
- the LOC112197346 gene encoding probable apyrase 6 isoform X2, translating to MRRLHARKGDTSSKPTDDDMDPVKLQIRPSSRSNLFSRSPKQSTRSSFVILASVTIATAFVLCYLLFFTRNSRNSKRYGIVIDGGSTGTRIHVFGYGVDAANSAVFDFGKDGLASLRVNPGLSSFAEDPKAAGGSLKELIEFAKGRVPKQQWGNTEVRLMATAGLRLLDLDVQSRILESCRKVLRSSGFKFQDEWASVITGSDEGLYAWVVANHALGTLGGDPLKTIGIIELGGASAQVTFVSSEPMPPQFARPVKVGNVTYNLYSHSFLHYGQNVAYESLKEALASGDFSSASEALQNRMIIDPCTPKGYSYKMESSKLSPSSLGEKNEYLSALQSRGNFSECRSAANMMLQKGKDKCLYQPCNIGSTFTPKLQGKFLATENFFHTSKFFGLGPRAFLSNLMIAGQQFCGDDWSKLKKRYQAFDEEALLQYCFSSAYSVALLHDSLGISLDDERIRVANQVGSIPLDWALGAFILQSTSDLDCGLCQSGGSPS from the exons ATGCGACGACTGCACGCCCGTAAAGGGGACACCAGTTCTAAACCTACCGACGACGATATGGATCCGGTCAAGCTCCAAATCCGGCCCAGCTCCCGATCCAATCTCTTCTCCCGCAGCCCCAAGCAGAGCACCAGATCAAGCTTCGTAATCCTCGCCTCCGTCACCATCGCCACCGCTTTCGTCCTCTGCTATCTCCTCTTCTTCACCAGAAACTCCAGAAATTCGAAGCGCTACGGGATTGTGATCGACGGCGGCAGTACGGGCACCCGAATCCACGTGTTCGGGTACGGAGTCGACGCCGCCAATTCCGCCGTGTTCGACTTCGGCAAGGACGGGTTGGCGTCGCTGCGGGTCAACCCGGGGCTGTCGTCGTTTGCGGAGGATCCGAAAGCTGCAGGCGGGTCGTTGAAGGAGCTTATTGAGTTTGCCAAGGGGAGGGTTCCGAAGCAGCAGTGGGGGAACACGGAGGTTCGGCTTATGGCCACGGCGGGCCTCCGGCTGCTGGATTTGGATGTTCAGAGTCGGATTCTAGAGTCTTGCAGAAAGGTGTTGAGGAGCTCCGGGTTTAAGTTTCAGGACGAGTGGGCTTCAGTCATTACAG GTTCTGACGAAGGACTATATGCGTGGGTTGTTGCAAACCATGCCCTTGGAACTCTTGGTGGTGATCCTCTGAAGACAATTGGGATTATTGAACTTGGCGGCGCTTCTGCTCAG GTGACATTTGTTTCAAGTGAGCCAATGCCTCCGCAGTTTGCGCGTCCTGTCAAAGTTGGAAATGTCACCTACAATCTCTACAGTCACAGCTTTCTTCATTATGGCCAG AATGTTGCATATGAATCGTTGAAGGAAGCACTTGCGTCAGGAGACTTCAGCTCAG CTTCAGAAGCACTTCAGAATAGAATGATAATAGATCCTTGCACTCCTAAAGGATATTCATATAAAATGGAGTCTTCAAAGCTTTCACCAAGTTCGTTGGGTGAGAAGAATGAATATTTATCTGCGCTGCAATCGAGGGGCAACTTTTCTGAGTGCAgatctgctgcaaacatgatGTTGCAAAAAGGAAAAG ATAAATGTTTATATCAACCCTGCAATATAGGATCAACTTTCACACCAAAGCTTCAGGGGAAGTTTCTGGCTACAGAAAATTTCTTTCACACATCCAAG TTCTTTGGTTTGGGCCCAAGGGCATTTCTTTCTAATCTGATGATTGCTGGACAACAATTCTGTGGAGATGATTGGTCAAAATTAAAGAAGAGATATCAAGCATTTGATGAAGAAGCTTTGCTGCAGTATTGCTTCTCTTCAGCATATTCTGTGGCCTTACTTCATGACAGTCTTGGAATCTCTTTGGATGATGAAAG GATCAGGGTTGCAAATCAGGTCGGAAGTATTCCACTTGACTGGGCTCTTGGAGCTTTCATCTTGCAAAGCACATCTGACTTGGAC TGTGGTCTCTGTCAAAGTGGAGGAAGCCCCAGCTGA
- the LOC112198187 gene encoding uncharacterized protein LOC112198187 isoform X1, protein MSDHIVLYVDRLIRPMASQPPSDVKAAVEDPAPETEAEPSSSSSSAAEGDCGDEEEEPLIQTAECRICQDEDSVNNLETPCACCGSLKYAHRKCVQHWCNEKGDITCEICHQPYQPGYTAPPRPHPDETTIEIGGWTLSGSPLSLDDPRILSITEAERQFLDTEYDEYAASSSNGAPFFRSAALILMALLILRHALRVTDDDSGDDTSAIFSLFLLRAAGFLLPCYIMAWAISILQRRQQRQEAAALAATQVAFVLQSGQHRGLQFAVASGPPGTTAQQETA, encoded by the exons ATGAGTGACCACATAGTGTTGTACGTCGACCGTCTCATTAGGCCCATGGCCTCGCAGCCGCCGTCCGACGTTAAGGCGGCAGTGGAGGACCCGGCTCCGGAGACCGAGGCCGAACCTTCGTCTAGCTCGTCGTCGGCGGCGGAGGGCGACTGCGgcgatgaggaggaggagccgCTGATTCAGACGGCGGAGTGCCGCATTTGCCAGGATGAGGATAGCGTCAACAATTTGGAAACTCCTTGTGCCTGTTGCGGCAGCCTCAAG tatGCTCATAGGAAGTGTGTTCAGCATTGGTGCAATGAGAAAGGAGATATAACTTGTGAAATTTGCCATCAG CCTTACCAACCAGGCTACACTGCACCTCCTCGTCCACATCCTGATGAAACTACTATTGAAAT AGGAGGCTGGACACTTTCTGGGTCTCCTTTGAGTTTGGACGATCCACGCATCTTGTCAATTACGGAAGCAGAACGTCAGTTTCTGGATACTGAATATGATGAGTATGCTGCTTCAAGTAGTAATGGGGCTCCATTTTTCCGATCCGCTGCCTTAATT CTAATGGCCCTTCTTATCTTGCGACATGCATTGAGGGTGACAGATGATGATTCCGGTGATGATACATCTGCTATTTTCTCA CTCTTTTTGCTTCGAGCGGCTGGATTTCTTTTGCCCTGCTACATTATGGCTTGGGCCATCAGTATCTTGCAGCGTCGACAGCAAAGACAG GAAGCTGCAGCATTGGCAGCAACACAAGTTGCTTTTGTTCTTCAATCTGGGCAACATAGGGGTCTGCAGTTTGCGGTAGCATCAGGGCCCCCCGGAACGACTGCACAGCAAGAAACTGCCTAA